A stretch of DNA from Pseudomonas sp. HN11:
GGCCGCCGAAGAAGAGCGCTTCGTACGCGACAAACATGCAAAGAACCGCATGCCCTACGAATCGGCGAAGTTCTGCCTGGAGCAGGCCGGTATCAAGCCTTCCGACGTTGACGTGGTGGCGATTCCGTTCGCCCCGATCAGCTTGTTCGGCGAGGCACGCTGGCACTACGCCAAGCGTTACTGGTACGCCCCGGACCGCGCGCTCGACGCGATCCTGATGGGCAACCGTCGCTACAAGCGTTATCGCAACAAGATCGTCTGGTGTCTGGAACAACTGGGCTTCGATCCCAAGAAAATCAAGATCGAGCCGGTTGAACACCACTTGGCCCACGCTTCCAGCGCTTACCACTGCTCCGGCTTCCAAGAGAAAACCGCGATTCTCGGCATCGACGGTAAAGGTGAGTACGCCACCACGTTCTTCGGCTATGGCGAAAACGGCAAGATCCACAAAATCAAGGAATTCTACGACCCGGACTCCCTCGGCGGCCTTTACGGCGCAATCACCGAGTTTCTCGGTTTCGAGATGCTCGACGGCGAATTCAAGGTCATGGGCATGGCGCCGTATGGCGATGCCAGCAAGTACGATTTCTCGCGCCTGGCCTCCTTCGAAAATGGCGAGCTGGTAATCAACACCGAATACGCCAACGTCATCGGCCTGCGCCGCTATAAAGAGAAAGGCAAGGGTTTCTACTTCTCGCCAAAACTGATCGAGTGGCTGGGGCCCAAGCGCGAAGGCGATATCGCCGACGAGCCGTACATCCATTACGCCGCCAGCATGCAGGCGCTGTTCGAGAAGCTGGCGCTGCAGATGATCGACCACTACCTGGGCGACATCCTGAAAGACACCGGCAAGCTGGCCTTCGCCGGCGGCTGCGCACTGAACGTCAAGCTGAACCAGAAGATCATCGCCCGCGACGACGTGAAAGAGCTGTTCGTGCAACCGGCGTCCGGCGATGCCGGTACGGCGGTCGGTGCGGCGGCCTACGTGTCCCACGCCCGTGGTGTACCGGTCGAGAAGATGGAACACGTTTACCTCGGCCCGTCCTACAGCAACGAAGACGTGATTGCCGCGTGCGCCAAGCACGAGAGCAAGCCGAACTGGCGCAAGATCGAGAACATGCCGCAGCGCATCGCCAAGATCATGGTCGATGGCAACCCGGTGGCCTGGTTCCAGGGGCGCATGGAGTTTGGTCCACGTGCATTGGGTGGTCGTTCGATCATCGGTTGCCCAAGTGCCACTGGCGTGGCTGACCGCATCAACCACCAGATCAAGTTCCGCGAGCGCTGGAGGCCGTTCTGCCCGTCGATGCTCGACACGGTGGCTCCGCAGATGATCAAGGTCGATCACCCGGCGCCGTTCATGACCTTCACTTTTGAAGTGTCTGAAGAGTGGAAAACCCGCGTGCCGGAAGTGGTCCATGAAGATGGTACCTCCCGGGCCCAGGTGCTCAAGCGCGAATACAACCCG
This window harbors:
- a CDS encoding carbamoyltransferase family protein, which gives rise to MALTILGLSGALSHDPSAALYIDGKLIAAAEEERFVRDKHAKNRMPYESAKFCLEQAGIKPSDVDVVAIPFAPISLFGEARWHYAKRYWYAPDRALDAILMGNRRYKRYRNKIVWCLEQLGFDPKKIKIEPVEHHLAHASSAYHCSGFQEKTAILGIDGKGEYATTFFGYGENGKIHKIKEFYDPDSLGGLYGAITEFLGFEMLDGEFKVMGMAPYGDASKYDFSRLASFENGELVINTEYANVIGLRRYKEKGKGFYFSPKLIEWLGPKREGDIADEPYIHYAASMQALFEKLALQMIDHYLGDILKDTGKLAFAGGCALNVKLNQKIIARDDVKELFVQPASGDAGTAVGAAAYVSHARGVPVEKMEHVYLGPSYSNEDVIAACAKHESKPNWRKIENMPQRIAKIMVDGNPVAWFQGRMEFGPRALGGRSIIGCPSATGVADRINHQIKFRERWRPFCPSMLDTVAPQMIKVDHPAPFMTFTFEVSEEWKTRVPEVVHEDGTSRAQVLKREYNPRYYDMMKELEVLTGNGVSLNTSLNRRGEAMICSPTDALNMFFGSDLQYLIMEDILVVKDGVDPYDALG